In Phragmites australis chromosome 24, lpPhrAust1.1, whole genome shotgun sequence, the following are encoded in one genomic region:
- the LOC133907389 gene encoding shaggy-related protein kinase alpha-like isoform X1 has translation MHMMRRLKSIASGRSSVSDPGGDSGSKRPKFDQDGAGDIVIEPHLTDDKPMRIDQKSSSSSNRDAEASTSTSMKPVKTEEAGADLLPKEMNDMTISDDKVDGYNDKESEGVTVDGNGTETGQIIVTTIGGQNGKPKQKVSYMAERVVGTGSFGVVFQAKCLETGETVAIKKVLQDKRYKNRELQTMQLLDHPNVVQLKHHFFSTTQRGEVYLNLVLEFVSETVYRVAKYYNRMNQRVPIIYVKLYAYQMCRALAYIHRVVGVCHRDIKPQNLLVNPHTHQLKICDFGSAKKLVPGEPNISYICSRYYRAPELIFGATEYTTTIDIWSVGCVIAELLIGQPLFPGESGVDQLVEIIKILGTPTREEIRCMNPNYSEFKFPQIKAHPWHKLFGKRMPPEAVDLVSRLLQYSPNLRCTAVDACAHPFFDELRDPKVCLPNGRPLPPLFNFTAAELEGLPIELVHRIIPEHMRR, from the exons ATGCATATGATGCGGCGGCTCAAGAGCATCGCTTCCGGCCGCTCATCCGTCTCCGATCCG GGTGGTGACTCTGGCTCCAAAAGGCCAAAATTTGATCAGGATGGGGCAGGAGATATTGTTATCGAACCACACTTAACTGACGACAAACCTATGCGGATAGACCAAAAATCATCGTCTTCATCCAATAGAGATGCTGAGGCAAGCACATCTACTAGCATGAAGCCTGTTAAAACTGAAGAAGCAGGGGCAGATCTTCTTCCAAAAGAAATGAATGATATGACAATTAGTGATGATAAAGTCGACGGCTATAATGATAAG GAGAGTGAAGGGGTTACTGTTGATGGAAATGGAACCGAGACAGGACAGATCATTGTGACAACAATAGGAGGTCAAAATGGGAAGCCAAAGCAG AAGGTCTCGTACATGGCAGAACGTGTCGTCGGTACTGGTTCCTTTGGTGTAGTTTTTCAG GCAAAGTGCTTGGAAACGGGAGAAACAGTGGCAATTAAGAAGGTTCTACAAGAtaagagatacaagaacagaGAGCTCCAAACAATGCAGTTACTTGACCATCCAAATGTAGTTCAGCTAAAGCATCACTTCTTTTCAACAACACAAAGGGGAGAAGTTTACCTCAACCTTGTACTTGAATTTGTATCCGAGACAGTCTATCGTGTTGCCAAATACTATAATCGGATGAACCAGCGTGTACCCATAATATATGTTAAGTTGTATGCGTATCAG ATGTGCCGTGCGCTTGCATACATCCATCGTGTTGTCGGCGTGTGCCATCGTGATATTAAGCCTCAAAATCTACTG GTCAATCCGCATACACATCAACTTAAAATTTGTGATTTTGGGAGCGCTAAGAAATTG GTCCCTGGTGAGCCTAACATATCATATATTTGCTCGCGGTATTATAGGGCTCCTGAACTAATATTTGGAGCTACGGAGTATACCACCACAATTGATATCTGGTCTGTTGGTTGTGTAATAGCCGAGCTTCTGATTGGTCAG CCTCTGTTTCCTGGTGAAAGTGGTGTTGATCAACTGGTGGAAATAATAAAA ATTTTGGGTACTCCAACAAGAGAAGAAATCAGGTGCATGAACCCAAATTACTCTGAATTCAAGTTCCCTCAGATAAAAGCTCATCCATGGCACAAG CTTTTTGGTAAACGCATGCCGCCTGAAGCTGTTGATCTTGTGTCAAGGCTACTTCAATACTCACCAAATTTGCGCTGCACAGCT GTTGATGCTTGTGCCCATCCATTCTTCGATGAGCTGCGGGACCCCAAGGTCTGCTTGCCAAATGGACGGCCACTACCACCGTTGTTCAACTTCACAGCAGCTG AATTAGAAGGGCTCCCTATTGAGCTCGTCCACCGGATCATTCCTGAACATATGAGGAGGTGA
- the LOC133907477 gene encoding probable E3 ubiquitin-protein ligase XBOS33, with the protein MGNSLGCSASGERLVSAARDGDAVEARMLLELSPALARYSTFGGLNTPLHFAAAKGHLDIVTLLLEKGADVNARNYCGQTALMHACRHGHWEVVQMLLLFGCNVSRADYLSGRTALHFAAHDGFVRCVRLLLVDFVPSVALEDIASVVDGGDCQTNSGSSPNSSSGQKFNESARVRYINKPADGGVTALHMAALNGHFDCMQLLIDLGANVSAVTFPYGTTANLIGAGSTPLHYAAGGGRLECCELLISKGASRLTLNCNGWLPIDVARIFGRCSVEPLLSPNSNSSVPVFQPSSYLALPLMSILNIAREFGLLHTIPYVDDSDLCAVCLERSCSVAAEGCGHEFCIKCALYLCSTSNIRVEFTGPPGSIPCPLCRNGIMSFTKLLSTPTEGLKSSSALTFCNPCMLNTRSVDSPATVCKSEIRRNRVAAVSSELVCPLTCSPFPSSALPTCRCNNDDPCGATEAQDGSEVQSPRPSHSTSTELDKRDEQDLDRTSCSGMFWSRRSCHREQQCNAEISA; encoded by the exons ATGGGCAATTCGCTGGGGTGCTCGGCCTCTGGCGAGCGGCTCGTGTCGGCGGCGCGCGACGGGGACGCCGTGGAGGCGCGGATGCTGCTGGAGCTCAGCCCGGCGCTCGCGCGCTACTCCACCTTCGGCGGCCTCAACACCCCGCTCCACTTCGCCGCCGCCAAGGGCCACCTCGAC ATTGTCACGCTGCTGCTGGAGAAAGGTGCTGACGTTAACGCGCGGAACTACTGCGGACAG ACTGCGTTGATGCATGCATGTCGGCATGGGCACTGGGAGGTGGTTCAGATGCTCCTGCTCTTTGGATGCAAT GTTTCAAGGGCGGATTACTTAAGCGGTCGAACAGCATTGCATTTTGCAGCACATGATGGATTTGTTCGGTGTGTAAGGCTTTTACTTGTGGACTTTGTCCCAAGTGTTGCCTTGGAGGATATTGCCTCTGTGGTGGATGGTGGTGATTGTCAGACGAATAGTGGGAGCAGTCCCAATTCTTCATCGGGACAGAAGTTTAATGAATC TGCCCGTGTGAGGTACATCAACAAGCCTGCTGATGGCGGTGTAACAGCACTTCATATGGCGGCGTTGAATGGTCATTTCGATTGCATGCAATTGTTGATTGACTTAGGTGCCAATGTCTCAGCTGTCACGTTTCCCTACGGTACTACAGCAAATTTGATAG GAGCTGGCAGTACTCCTTTGCATTATGCAGCCGGTGGGGGGAGGCTGGAGTGCTGTGAG CTACTAATATCAAAAGGTGCTAGCAGGTTGACACTCAACTGCAATGG GTGGCTTCCCATTGATGTTGCTAGGATATTTGGACGGTGTTCTGTGGAGCCATTACTTTCTCCAAATTCAAACTCGAGTGTCCCTGTATTTCAACCATCCAGTTACCTTGCCTTGCCACTCATGAGCATACTTAATATAGCCAG AGAATTTGGTTTGCTGCATACAATACCCTACGTTGATGATAGCGATCTTTGTGCTGTTTGCCTTGAAAGGTCTTGTTCCGTAGCTGCGGAAG GTTGTGGTCATGAGTTCTGCATCAAATGTGCTCTCTATCTTTGCTCAACTAGCAACATCCGCGTCGAGTTCACAGGCCCTCCTGGGTCGATCCCATGCCCTCTCTGTCGGAATGGAATAATGTCATTCACCAAGCTACTAAGCACACCAACAGAAGGGCTAAAATCAAGTTCAGCACTCACATTCTGCAATCCATGCATGCTAAACACTCGATCTGTGGACTCGCCAGCAACTGTCTGCAAATCTGAAATCAGGCGCAACCGTGTAGCAGCTGTTTCTTCCGAGCTAGTTTGTCCACTTACCTGTAGCCCGTTCCCGTCATCAGCCCTCCCGACCTGCAGGTGCAACAACGATGATCCATGTGGTGCTACAGAAGCACAGGATGGTTCCGAGGTCCAATCTCCTCGGCCCTCACACAGCACAAGTACGGAGCTGGACAAAAGGGACGAGCAAGATCTTGACCGGACCAGCTGCTCAGGCATGTTCTGGAGTCGAAGAAGCTGCCACAGGGAGCAGCAGTGTAATGCAGAAATCAGCGCGTGA
- the LOC133908089 gene encoding uncharacterized protein LOC133908089: MAAATSTGKGSTPVGLLVLMVAALVVGWFVNAVRPPPPTPCGTPGGPPVTAPRVRMRDGRYLAYAESGVSRDRARFKVVYSHGFSGSRMDSPRASQELLEELGVYMVAFDRAGYGESDPDRRRSLKSAALDIQDLADALGLGSKFYLICSSLGCHAGWASIKYIPHRLAGVAMMAPVINYRWSGLPRGLARQLYRMQPVGDQWSLRVAYYAPWLLHWWMNQTWLPTSTVIDGSAPFPNALDEKNRVMALSNGMFQKKARLATQQGVQESFYRDMAVMFGRWPEFEPTDLKEPPFPVHLFQGDEDGVVPVQLQRHICRRLGWVNYHELPGAGHFLSAVPGLSDRIVSTLLPAPASA; the protein is encoded by the exons ATGGCTGCAGCTACTTCCACAG GGAAGGGCAGCACTCCGGTGGGGCTGCTGGTGCTTATGGTGGCGGCATTAGTGGTGGGGTGGTTCGTGAACGCcgtccggccgccgccgccgacgccgtgcGGGACGCCCGGCGGGCCGCCGGTGACGGCGCCGAGGGTGCGGATGCGGGACGGGCGGTACCTGGCGTACGCGGAGTCCGGGGTGAGCAGGGACAGGGCGCGGTTCAAGGTCGTGTACTCGCACGGCTTCTCCGGCAGCCGCATGGACTCGCCCCGCGCTTCCCAG GAACTGTTGGAGGAGCTGGGCGTGTACATGGTGGCGTTCGACCGCGCCGGGTACGGCGAGAGCGACCCGGACCGGCGCCGGTCGCTCAAGAGCGCGGCGCTGGACATCCAGGACCTCGCCGACGCGCTCGGCCTCGGTTCCAAGTTCTACCTCATCTGCTCCTCCCTCGGCTGCCACGCCGGCTGGGCTTCCATCAAATACATCCCGCACAG GCTGGCAGGGGTGGCGATGATGGCGCCGGTGATCAACTACCGGTGGTCGGGGCTGCCGCGGGGGCTGGCTCGGCAGCTGTACAGGATGCAGCCGGTCGGTGACCAGTGGTCGCTCAGGGTCGCCTACTACGCGCCGTGGCTGCTGCACTGGTGGATGAACCAGACCTGGCTgcccacctccaccgtcatcgaCGGCTCCGCCCCCTTCCCCAACGCGCTCGACGAGAAGAACCGCGTCATGGCCCTCTCCAACGGAATGTTCCAGAAG AAGGCGAGGCTGGCAACGCAGCAGGGGGTGCAGGAGTCGTTCTACCGCGACATGGCGGTGATGTTCGGGAGGTGGCCGGAGTTCGAGCCGACCGACCTCAAGGAGCCGCCGTTCCCGGTGCACCTGTTCCAGGGCGACGAGGACGGCGTCGTGCCGGTGCAGCTGCAGCGGCACATATGCCGCCGGCTCGGCTGGGTCAACTACCACGAGCTCCCCGGGGCGGGGCACTTCTTGTCGGCGGTGCCGGGGCTCAGCGACAGGATCGTCAGCACGCTCCTGCCAGCGCCGGCGTCGGCGTAA
- the LOC133907523 gene encoding RHOMBOID-like protein 2 encodes MASRYDVEKGGRNGEGDYSAPAPAPGQYPQREGEREREWVPWFVPAIVAANIALFAVAMYVNNCPAHAASSRRGGGACVAGFLRRFSFQPLSENPLFGPSSATLQKLGALEWDKVVHEHQGWRLVTCIWLHAGVLHLLANMISLVLIGLRLEQQFGYVRIGIIYLVAGVGGSVLSSLFIRNNISVGASGALFGLLGAMLSELFTNWTIYANKAAALLTLLVVIAINLAIGILPHVDNFAHIGGFLTGFLLGFILLVRPHYGWMQRYVLPSNVKYTTKKYLAYQWVLLAVASILVVIGFAVGMGMLLRGVNANDHCQWCHYLSCVPTSRWSCGK; translated from the exons ATGGCCTCGCGCTACGACGTGGAGAAGGGCGGTAGGAACGGAGAGGGGGATTactcggcgccggcgccggcgccagggCAGTACCCGCAGCGcgagggggagagggagagggagtgggtgcCGTGGTTCGTGCCGGCCATCGTGGCCGCCAACATCGCGCTGTTCGCCGTGGCGATGTACGTCAACAACTGCCCCGCCCACGCCGCCTCctcgcgccgcggcggcggggccTGCGTCGCTGGGTTCCTCCGACGCTTCTCCTTCCAGCCGCTCAGCGAGAACCCGCTCTTCGGCCCTTCGTCGGCCAC TCTACAGAAGCTGGGAGCACTTGAGTGGGACAAAGTTGTGCATGAACACCAGGGATGGAGGCTCGTGACATGCATCTGGCTGCACGCCGGCGTTCTGCACCTGCTAGCCAATATGATCAGCCTCGTGCTCATCGGACTCAGACTTGAGCAGCAGTTTGGATACG TGAGAATTGGTATCATCTACCTTGTTGCTGGCGTCGGGGGCAGCGTGCTTTCGTCTCTATTCATCAGGAACAACATCTCTGTTGGCGCTTCTGGAGCTCTGTTTGGACTGCTTGGAGCCATGCTGTCGGAGCTCTTCACCAACTGGACCATTTACGCAAACAAG gctgcagctctGCTGACCCTCTTGGTCGTCATCGCGATCAACCTCGCGATAGGCATCCTCCCGCACGTCGACAACTTTGCGCACATCGGAGGATTTCTCACTGGTTTCCTCCTCGGATTCATCCTCCTCGTGCGCCCGCATTACGGCTGGATGCAGCGCTATGTCCTGCCTTCCAACGTCAAGTACACCACCAAGAAGTACCTGGCTTATCAGTGGGTGTTGTTGGCCGTGGCTTCCATCCTCGTTGTCATCGG ATTCGCGGTTGGGATGGGGATGCTGCTCAGAGGAGTGAACGCGAACGACCACTGCCAGTGGTGCCACTACCTCAGCTGCGTTCCGACCTCGAGATGGAGCTGTGGCAAGTGA
- the LOC133907605 gene encoding uncharacterized protein LOC133907605: MTNAGSPVGRARARAGRRCGALTRVDLLTFLFAAALCSASYCLAIWHNGRGAADSRVLGPGAVVADATSCGRDARAEDEPLDFEAHHTAEGARLSVSSATATTSTRRALRGAVWAGNPARGAAEAAAGERWAARVDGDSLRFTDAGAVRA, translated from the coding sequence ATGACGAACGCCGGCTCCCCAGTCGgacgcgcccgcgcccgcgccggcaGGAGGTGCGGCGCCCTCACGCGCGTCGACCTCCTGACCTTCCTATTCGCCGCGGCGCTCTGCTCCGCGTCGTACTGTCTCGCGATATGGCACAACGGCCGCGGCGCCGCGGACAGCCGCGTTCTCGGTCCCGGCGCGGTCGTAGCCGACGCCACGTCCTGCGGGCGCGACGCCCGCGCCGAGGACGAGCCGCTCGACTTCGAGGCGCACCACACCGCCGAGGGGGCCCGGCTCTCCGTGTCGTCAGCAACGGCGACCACAAGCACGCGGCGGGCATTGCGCGGCGCGGTGTGGGCGGGGAACCCGGCCCGTGGCGCCGCGGAGGCTGCTGCCGGCGAGAGGTGGGCGGCTCGCGTCGACGGCGACAGTCTCCGGTTCACGGACGCCGGCGCCGTCCGCGCGTAG
- the LOC133907389 gene encoding shaggy-related protein kinase alpha-like isoform X2 has protein sequence MHMMRRLKSIASGRSSVSDPGGDSGSKRPKFDQDGAGDIVIEPHLTDDKPMRIDQKSSSSSNRDAEASTSTSMKPVKTEEAGADLLPKEMNDMTISDDKVDGYNDKESEGVTVDGNGTETGQIIVTTIGGQNGKPKQVSYMAERVVGTGSFGVVFQAKCLETGETVAIKKVLQDKRYKNRELQTMQLLDHPNVVQLKHHFFSTTQRGEVYLNLVLEFVSETVYRVAKYYNRMNQRVPIIYVKLYAYQMCRALAYIHRVVGVCHRDIKPQNLLVNPHTHQLKICDFGSAKKLVPGEPNISYICSRYYRAPELIFGATEYTTTIDIWSVGCVIAELLIGQPLFPGESGVDQLVEIIKILGTPTREEIRCMNPNYSEFKFPQIKAHPWHKLFGKRMPPEAVDLVSRLLQYSPNLRCTAVDACAHPFFDELRDPKVCLPNGRPLPPLFNFTAAELEGLPIELVHRIIPEHMRR, from the exons ATGCATATGATGCGGCGGCTCAAGAGCATCGCTTCCGGCCGCTCATCCGTCTCCGATCCG GGTGGTGACTCTGGCTCCAAAAGGCCAAAATTTGATCAGGATGGGGCAGGAGATATTGTTATCGAACCACACTTAACTGACGACAAACCTATGCGGATAGACCAAAAATCATCGTCTTCATCCAATAGAGATGCTGAGGCAAGCACATCTACTAGCATGAAGCCTGTTAAAACTGAAGAAGCAGGGGCAGATCTTCTTCCAAAAGAAATGAATGATATGACAATTAGTGATGATAAAGTCGACGGCTATAATGATAAG GAGAGTGAAGGGGTTACTGTTGATGGAAATGGAACCGAGACAGGACAGATCATTGTGACAACAATAGGAGGTCAAAATGGGAAGCCAAAGCAG GTCTCGTACATGGCAGAACGTGTCGTCGGTACTGGTTCCTTTGGTGTAGTTTTTCAG GCAAAGTGCTTGGAAACGGGAGAAACAGTGGCAATTAAGAAGGTTCTACAAGAtaagagatacaagaacagaGAGCTCCAAACAATGCAGTTACTTGACCATCCAAATGTAGTTCAGCTAAAGCATCACTTCTTTTCAACAACACAAAGGGGAGAAGTTTACCTCAACCTTGTACTTGAATTTGTATCCGAGACAGTCTATCGTGTTGCCAAATACTATAATCGGATGAACCAGCGTGTACCCATAATATATGTTAAGTTGTATGCGTATCAG ATGTGCCGTGCGCTTGCATACATCCATCGTGTTGTCGGCGTGTGCCATCGTGATATTAAGCCTCAAAATCTACTG GTCAATCCGCATACACATCAACTTAAAATTTGTGATTTTGGGAGCGCTAAGAAATTG GTCCCTGGTGAGCCTAACATATCATATATTTGCTCGCGGTATTATAGGGCTCCTGAACTAATATTTGGAGCTACGGAGTATACCACCACAATTGATATCTGGTCTGTTGGTTGTGTAATAGCCGAGCTTCTGATTGGTCAG CCTCTGTTTCCTGGTGAAAGTGGTGTTGATCAACTGGTGGAAATAATAAAA ATTTTGGGTACTCCAACAAGAGAAGAAATCAGGTGCATGAACCCAAATTACTCTGAATTCAAGTTCCCTCAGATAAAAGCTCATCCATGGCACAAG CTTTTTGGTAAACGCATGCCGCCTGAAGCTGTTGATCTTGTGTCAAGGCTACTTCAATACTCACCAAATTTGCGCTGCACAGCT GTTGATGCTTGTGCCCATCCATTCTTCGATGAGCTGCGGGACCCCAAGGTCTGCTTGCCAAATGGACGGCCACTACCACCGTTGTTCAACTTCACAGCAGCTG AATTAGAAGGGCTCCCTATTGAGCTCGTCCACCGGATCATTCCTGAACATATGAGGAGGTGA